The following are from one region of the Lepeophtheirus salmonis chromosome 8, UVic_Lsal_1.4, whole genome shotgun sequence genome:
- the LOC121122838 gene encoding protein VAC14 homolog, whose amino-acid sequence MGDHSPLSAQCVKALTDKMNEKKRAAAVEIEKMAREFVENGNKTVPLNRLIKVLAEDFVKTNLPHYRKGGLIGLAAVAVGLGPDNIGNYMEVLINPNLTCLSDNDPKVKATACESLYNIIKMGQKATLPYFVKIFLAIIPAVTDTDPYVHNGGELLDRTLKDIVLNCSDFNLEEFIPILKERFYVKDSFARMFLLSWLKLIEEKSLPTATSHIAEFIDALFNILSDSKSDIYTLCENILNQFLERIKANPQLINYSEIYDFLMVHSCSNNERLQIVAVHWIHEFVNLSGGRDTLPRIGVILKTVLKNLSVDQDALESRRFLSYSKFRDMCDKVNLDLMHLTHELGENKAGGLSSQELILILKELIELMKTGNVETRLACLRWVYHLFEVFPQNLHFPHLIILINDQSDDVVILTLEVFSKICCISKANGGARFKVFVSNLLKLFREDKKLLELRGSFIIRQLCLKLNSEDVYRCVSELLVSEKNLHFARLMVENLSTILLTTQELCELRNALKDLNSKEACEIFCCLYRTWCHSPVATLALCLLSGCYKHVGSLIQIISTTDITIEILVELDKLVQLIESPIFTHMRMQLLDTENNSDLIHAFYGLLMLLPQSNAFNILKTRLSCIPPVSNHQGSVRQFIQSKPSTRKYLDEIDFESLSTHYIDLQEQHKKQYKESKKRELLNQVVVKNTRTSISPDSSRL is encoded by the exons ATGGGAGACCATTCACCCCTTTCGGCACAATGTGTCAAGGCTCTTACGGACAAAATGAACGAGAAAAAGAGAGCCGCGGCAgtggaaattgaaaaaatggctCGGGAATTTGtggaaaatggaaataaaacgGTTCCATTGAATAGATTAATCAAAGTGCTCGCCGAGGATTTCGTTAAAACCAATTTGCCCCATTATCGTAAGGGAGGTCTCATTGGTCTAGCTGCAGTGGCCGTGGGACTCGGACCTGAT AATATAGGGAACTACATGGAGGTTCTCATCAATCCGAATCTAACCTGTCTATCAGATAATGATCCAAAAGTGAAGGCCACGGCTTGTGAATCTCTATACAACATCATTAAAATGGGACAAAAAGCAACCCTTCCTTATTTCGTTAAAATATTTCTTGCCATAATCCCTGCTGTGACAGACACTGATCCATATGTTCATAATGGAGGAGAACTATTGGATCGCACTCTCAAAGATATTGTGTTAAACTGCTCGGATTTTAATCTTGAAGAATTTATTCCCATTCTCAAAGAGCGTTTTTATGTAAAGGATTCATTTGCACGCATGTTTCTCCTTAGTTGGTTAAAACTCATCGAGGAGAAGTCTCTTCCAACGGCTACATCCCATATAGCCGAATTCATTGACGCTCTTTTCAATATCCTTTCAGACTCGAAATCTGACATTTATACTTT ATGTGAGAACATATTGAATCAATTTCTTGAGCGAATCAAGGCCAATCCCCAGCTTATCAATTATTCGGAAATTTATGATTTCCTCATGGTCCATTCCTGCTCTAACAATGAACGTCTTCAGATCGTAGCCGTTCATTGGATCCAcgaatttgtcaatttatcAGGAGGTCGTGACACACTTCCTCGAATTGGAGTTATTCTCAAAACTGTTTTAAAGAATTTGTCTGTTGATCAAGATGCATTAGAGTCTAGGCGCTTCCTATCTTATTCCAAGTTTCGAGATATGTGCGACAAAGTCAATTTGGACTTGATGCACCTAACTCATGAACTTGGAGAAAATAAAGCTGGAGGCCTATCTTCTCAGGAGTTGATTTTAATCCTAAAGGAACTCATTGAGCTCATGAAAACTGGGAATGTTGAAACTCGATTGGCGTGTCTTCGTTGGGTATATCATCTCTTTGAAGTCTTTCCTCAAAAT TTACATTTTCCCCATTTAATCATTTTGATCAATGATCAATCCGACGATGTTGTTATTTTGACGCTTGAAGTCTTTTCCAAGATTTGTTGTATCTCCAAAGCTAATGGTGGTGCTCGATTTAAAGTCTTTGTTTCTAATCTATTGAAACTTTTTCGCGAGGATAAAAAGCTATTAGAGCTGAGAGGGTCGTTTATAATTAg GCAGTTGTGCCTCAAGCTTAATTCCGAGGATGTTTATCGATGCGTTTCTGAGCTCCTTGTATCtgaaaaaaatttgcattttgcACGACTCATGGTAGAAAATCTTAGTACAATTTTGTTAACAACGCAAGAGTTATGCGAACTTCGAAATGCACTGAAGGATCTTAATTCTAAG GAAGCCTGTGAGATATTTTGTTGTCTTTATCGGACTTGGTGCCATAGTCCGGTAGCAACTCTGGCTCTGTGTCTTTTGTCTGGTTGCTATAAACATGTTGGAAGccttattcaaataattagtaCGACAGATATCACCATAGAGATCCTTGTGGAATTGGATAAACTTGTGCAATTAATTGAATCTCCAATATTTACAC ACATGAGAATGCAATTGTTGGATACGGAGAACAATTCAGATTTGATTCACGCATTTTATGGCCTCTTGATGCTTTTACCTCAGAGCAATGcgtttaatattctaaaaacaCGGTTGTCTTGTATTCCACCTGTATCTAATCATCAGGGATCTGTAAG ACAATTCATTCAGTCCAAGCCATCAACACGAAAATATCTTGATGAAATTGACTTTGAGTCATTATCAACACATTACATAGATCTCCAGGAACAACATAAGAAACAGT
- the LOC121122698 gene encoding post-GPI attachment to proteins factor 6, whose product MTQLCLILLSISLFGGESVYARGILPDVSNEGIVHRFSTYKDVALFHYNLPSELSKATFEFAAFQNRPDCPSIWIITCIQHGSYPVINPDNGTFAKDYYIKRSELDCIRIPSAYESHSNSLYPVFNPLPGPWFTVSYISPDTPTEGKLSLLKGECRYSVGSIGIWNKADNIQSVFLGDQTLKTSSRYSYFKILVPDSVPHFKIILSNCKSLVKDISRPWFKEESCVELAALRARAIPFSYDQNIDQQFALNISTQDVVELNESRPFKSNAYYYILLISNGKISIDLKIEYGNCGEPGLYGETQRNWFLEEKGLVWNANKTSGFREPEAGFQIFHFPENDPNDHFLPSAALVLDSPDKQNCVSRFELTRIDEGREFYTVFLLQGRRWYTNWITVRNTEPIFTRFDINQFMDLGATLVIHLEVDINRLSYKKEYSVLICLSHNREPMISTDGMMSCHEDEKTILNVNDTLGNLYIPFPEYGAWFLGSQILSPSEEMSSGISLMVSLDVRLQPCGYRLNEKSEDLCGPNGLCYLSNDGLSHYSACKCFSGYRGWTCDDATYAFSKFQQVITTLLLTMSNLAFLPAVLFAMYYKLWTQSLAYFTTMLFSTFYHMCDEEAQEKSLPHSMDSLCNNLYVNNEVLQFCDFYSATLSFWITIIALSKFNYKLVSFLNTIGVILIAVLVQYNRTGAQVFAIPIPLGLFLLLISYGIKGKSRGRIVKPNTRCLYFMIPGISCTLFALALFVLIETSETYAYVHSAWHIFMALSLCFFVPLCKERTKNEKDLILSGVVQTSCSEEVVHDSSTTTQISTISNALQTNPSPLPRPAVAKQLE is encoded by the coding sequence ATGACCCAGCTTTGTCTAATCTTGTTGAGCATTTCTTTGTTCGGTGGAGAAAGTGTGTATGCCAGAGGTATCCTACCAGATGTGAGCAATGAAGGCATTGTGCACCGTTTCTCAACATACAAGGATGTTGCCTTATTCCATTACAATCTCCCTTCTGAGTTATCCAAGGCAACATTCGAGTTTGCTGCTTTTCAAAACAGGCCAGACTGTCCCAGTATTTGGATAATAACCTGCATTCAACACGGTAGCTATCCTGTTATTAATCCTGATAACGGAACTTTTGCAAAAGACTATTATATAAAGAGATCTGAATTGGATTGTATAAGAATCCCTTCTGCCTATGAGTCTCATTCCAATAGTTTGTATCCGGTGTTCAATCCCCTACCTGGACCCTGGTTTACTGTATCCTATATTTCTCCAGACACTCCGACTGAGGggaaattatctttattaaaaggGGAATGTCGTTACAGTGTAGGATCCATTGGAATTTGGAATAAAGCGGATAATATTCAATCTGTGTTTCTGGGAGATCAGACACTCAAAACCTCTAGTCGCTActcttatttcaaaatacttgTTCCAGATTCAGTGcctcatttcaaaataatcctATCCAACTGTAAGTCTCTTGTCAAAGATATTTCACGACCATGGTTTAAGGAAGAATCATGTGTGGAACTGGCAGCTCTAAGAGCAAGAGCTATACCATTTAGCTATGATCAAAATATAGACCAACAATTTGCTTTAAACATATCAACTCAGGATGTTGTAGAGTTAAACGAATCCCGGCCTTTTAAATCTAATgcgtattattatattttacttatttccaACGGAAAGATttctatagatttaaaaatcgAGTATGGAAATTGTGGTGAGCCAGGGCTTTATGGCGAAACACAAAGGAATTGGTTTCTAGAAGAAAAAGGTCTTGTTTGGAATGCTAATAAAACCTCAGGGTTTCGAGAACCAGAGGCTggctttcaaatttttcatttccctGAAAATGATCCAAATGATCATTTTCTTCCGAGTGCAGCATTAGTTCTGGATTCTCCTGATAAGCAGAACTGTGTGTCTCGATTTGAATTAACGCGGATAGATGAAGGAAGGGAATTTTATACGGTTTTCCTTCTTCAAGGCAGAAGATGGTACACAAATTGGATTACTGTGAGAAATACTGAGCCTATTTTTACTCGATTTGATATAAATCAGTTCATGGACTTGGGAGCAACTCTTGTCATTCATCTTGAAGTAGATATTAATAGActctcatataaaaaagaatattctgTCCTTATTTGTCTTTCACATAATCGGGAGCCCATGATTTCGACAGATGGAATGATGAGCTGTCATGAGGATgaaaaaaccattttgaatGTAAACGACACCCTTGGTAATTTGTATATTCCTTTCCCTGAGTATGGAGCCTGGTTTCTGGGCTCTCAAATTCTAAGTCCAAGCGAGGAAATGAGCTCAGGTATATCTTTAATGGTGTCTCTTGATGTGCGACTTCAGCCTTGTGGATATAGATTGAATGAGAAATCAGAGGACCTTTGTGGGCCAAACGGCCTTTGCTATCTATCCAACGATGGACTTTCACATTATTCGGCCTGTAAATGTTTCTCCGGATATAGGGGATGGACCTGCGATGATGCCACTTATGCATTCTCTAAATTTCAACAGGTCATAACAACCCTACTTTTAACCATGAGTAATTTAGCCTTTCTCCCCGCCGTACTCTTTGCCATGTACTACAAGCTTTGGACTCAGAGCCTTGCCTACTTTACAACTATGCTTTTCTCAACTTTTTATCATATGTGTGATGAGGAAGCTCAGGAAAAGAGTTTGCCTCACTCCATGGACTCATTGTGTAACAATCTCTATGTCAACAACGAAGTCCTCCAATTCTGTGACTTTTACTCCGCGACCCTCTCTTTTTGGATTACAATTATTGCCctttccaaatttaattataaactagtCAGTTTCTTAAATACCATTGGAGTTATACTCATAGCAGTGCTTGTTCAATATAATCGGACTGGAGCACAAGTTTTTGCCATACCCATACCCTTGGGACTATTTCTTCTCCTTATTTCATATGGGATAAAAGGTAAATCACGTGGAAGAATCGTTAAGCCAAACACTCGTTGTCTATACTTCATGATCCCAGGAATTTCCTGTACACTCTTTGCTCTTGCTCTATTCGTATTAATTGAAACCTCAGAAACGTACGCCTATGTCCATAGTGCATGGCATATTTTCATGGCTCTTTCCCTCTGTTTCTTCGTTCCTCTTTGCAAGGAAAGGACAAAAAATGAGAAAGATTTGATTTTAAGTGGAGTCGTACAAACTTCCTGCTCCGAGGAGGTTGTTCATGACTCATCCACAACTACTCAAATATCTACCATTTCCAATGCATTACAAACAAATCCTTCACCTCTTCCTCGACCAGCAGTGGCCAAACAACTGGAATGA
- the LOC121122703 gene encoding transmembrane emp24 domain-containing protein 1, with product MFTTTVTWSLLLTILVSTVTGEKDRESEWTVEIGAGKEECFYEQVNAGEIIEIDYQVVDGGSRNELDINFRIYRPNNGMILVSDFKKSDNAHRTSVDLSGDYKICFDNAYSRFANKIVFFELIIDGEDEDEEDGEEVPEDNSLLKNMEEEDIQVSKIDKALKIMKEHMTRSRQFQDLIKASEYRDRSVAEHNFENVNFWSLVHLSIMIVSGICQVILVRSLFDDKSRFHAIWKKIC from the exons ATGTTTACTACGACTGTCACCTGGTCCTTACTCCTCACCATTCTCGTGAGCACTGTTACGGGAGAAAAGGACCGTGAGAGTGAATGGACTGTGGAGATAGGAGCTGGTAAGGAGGAGTGCTTCTACGAACAAGTTAACGCAGgagaaataatagaaattgactATCAAGTCGTGGATGGGGGATCTCGTAACGAGCTTGATATTAATTTCAGAATATACCGTCCTAATAATGGAATGATTCTTGTATCGGACTTTAAAAAGTCAGACAATGCTCATCGAACCTCGGTGGATTTATCGGGAGACTATAAAATCTGCTTTGATAACGCTTACTCCCGATTTgctaataaaattgtatttttcgaGCTTATTATTGATGGTGAAGATGAGGATGAGGAGGACGGGGAGGAAGTGCCAGAGGATAATAGTCTCCTTAAGAATATGGAAGAGGAGGATATCCAA GTCAGTAAAATCGATAAGGCTCTCAAGATCATGAAGGAACATATGACTCGATCTCGCCAGTTTCAAGATCTCATAAAAGCCTCTGAATATAGGGATCGCTCTGTGGCtgaacataattttgaaaatgtcaaCTTTTGGTCTCTAGTGCACCTTTCCATAATGATAGTCTCAGGGATATGTCAAGTTATCCTAGTTAGATCCTTATTCGATGATAAATCGAGATTTCACGccatttggaagaaaatttgcTAG
- the Ced-12 gene encoding engulfment and cell motility protein 1: protein MPVPKGTTSNISCLTSSTPGDVCTKFGVELGVPGYEGAAPHFLVLSREKKLIVAIEKLMETWGLPESSSSYALQFENGFFVTEGNRVSGVENGSVLRLTHSPALVVSQVIALLEENRGYSRLEELAPDPTFIYELLKVKGEAHLFRLILEDKTESSSLPSLLNSLFIIMTKDRSWWENNVETLFSRDILLKIHSHLITSTHEPLLIPSFKILITLIPLHYSLSFEIISIPDVLRYLKTDHTPIQRLSIAMINALFKNGSAADRRTIKKEMENQKARQLIVDHIINNPSKHTKEMNHELYLLQTLLLNQLKERMLTPVASQDQSALEKIKELRKRAFNTQSLDTPNTQPRTHRYNLDYKKLGFKNDVDPTQDFRETPPGTLALDLMYSFCNHHVDQYRKLILENSCRGDEHDCPFASASIELVKLIVGIVRIGEEPLLDQDRYYPMFFTHDNPLEEFFSICILHLNKTWQEMRATTEDFSKVMDVTREQINISLANVPSTLEEFKRRLKSYGEVQKAWAEEAKLRGEREGKAVDELKKIILPDIHDLVRRQRLNYICEGTQFPKYKEKSGRYVYVKLSPNHKTLCYGDWNEDGSTPPIEKLESKIQVSELKDLIFASSSQFSNSNNSTSSLSSATSRSKNRDSLEQLSFSIYTENGKSLDLVAPSQMSFDYWTDAINALLGRPLTSAEARRDTDKILSMEIKLKLLDIEGLVIPEEEPEIPPSPTDYDFEFQA, encoded by the coding sequence ATGCCTGTTCCCAAAGGCACAACCTCCAACATCTCTTGCCTCACGTCATCGACTCCCGGAGATGTCTGCACTAAATTTGGAGTGGAGCTCGGAGTCCCTGGCTATGAGGGCGCGGCTCCTCATTTCCTGGTTCTCTCTCGAGAAAAGAAATTGATTGTAGCCATCGAGAAGCTCATGGAGACATGGGGCCTTCCTGAAAGCTCCTCATCCTACGCACTCCAGTTCGAAAATGGGTTCTTTGTTACAGAGGGGAATCGAGTCTCTGGCGTAGAGAATGGCTCTGTCCTAAGACTTACTCACTCTCCGGCTCTTGTTGTCTCACAAGTTATTGCTCTGCTTGAAGAGAATCGAGGTTATTCGCGTCTTGAAGAGCTGGCTCCAGATCCTACTTTTATCTACGAGTTACTCAAGGTGAAAGGGGAGGCTCATCTTTTTCGCCTGATCCTTGAGGACAAAACGGAGTCCAGCTCTCTTCCCTCTCTTCTTAATTCTCTCTTTATCATCATGACTAAGGATCGCTCCTGGTGGGAAAACAATGTGGAAACTCTATTCAGTCGGGATATTCTCCTCAAAATTCATTCGCACCTCATAACATCCACTCATGAGCCACTCCTTATCCCTTCCTTTAAAATACTTATCACTCTCATACCCCTTCATTATTCATTATCATTCGAAATCATATCCATACCAGATGTACTCCGCTATCTCAAAACAGACCATACACCCATACAAAGGCTATCCATAGCGATGATTAATGCTCTCTTTAAGAATGGGTCTGCCGCGGATCGCCGTACCATTAAAAAGGAAATGGAGAATCAGAAGGCACGACAACTGATCGTGGATCATATCATAAACAACCCAAGCAAGCATACCAAAGAAATGAATCATGAGCTCTATCTTCTTCAAACACTCCTACTCAATCAATTAAAAGAACGGATGCTCACTCCCGTTGCCTCCCAAGACCAGTCTGcattagagaaaataaaagaacttcGAAAAAGAGCTTTCAACACTCAGAGCTTGGATACTCCTAATACTCAACCAAGAACTCATCGCTATAATCtggattataaaaaattaggtTTCAAAAATGACGTGGATCCCACTCAAGATTTTAGAGAAACTCCTCCTGGGACACTGGCGTTGGATTTGATGTACTCATTTTGTAATCATCATGTCGATCAGTATCGAAAACTCATCCTTGAAAATTCCTGCAGAGGAGATGAACATGACTGTCCATTTGCATCTGCTTCGATTGAGTTAGTCAAGCTCATTGTGGGGATAGTGCGAATTGGGGAGGAACCCCTCTTAGATCAGGATCGATACTACCCCATGTTTTTTACCCATGACAATCCTCTGGAagagtttttttcaatttgtattttgcATTTAAACAAAACATGGCAGGAGATGCGTGCCACAACAGAAGATTTTTCAAAGGTGATGGATGTGACAAGGGAACAAATCAATATATCATTGGCTAATGTTCCCTCAACCTTAGAAGAGTTTAAACGACGATTGAAGTCCTATGGTGAGGTTCAGAAGGCCTGGGCGGAGGAAGCGAAGTTGAGAGGAGAACGTGAGGGCAAAGCTGTGGATGAGCTAAAGAAAATCATTCTTCCAGATATACATGACTTAGTCCGAAGACAAAGGCTCAACTATATATGTGAGGGAACTCAATTCCCAAAATACAAGGAAAAGAGCGGTCGATATGTGTATGTGAAGCTGAGCCCTAATCATAAAACGTTATGCTATGGAGACTGGAATGAGGACGGCTCCACTCCACCCATAGAAAAACTAGAATCTAAAATACAAGTCAGTGAACTGAAAGATCTTATCTTCGCTTCCTCCTCTCAATTCTCCAATAGTAACAACTCCACATCGTCCCTATCTTCAGCTACATCCCGTAGCAAAAATCGAGACTCACTCGAGCAACTCTCATTTAGTATTTATACGGAGAATGGGAAATCCTTAGATCTCGTCGCTCCCTCACAGATGAGCTTTGACTACTGGACAGATGCAATCAATGCTCTTCTTGGTAGACCTCTTACTAGTGCCGAAGCCAGAAGAGATACCGATAAAATACTTTCCATGGAGATCAAATTGAAGCTACTTGATATAGAGGGATTGGTCATACCCGAAGAAGAACCGGAAATTCCTCCATCTCCGACTGACTATGACTTCGAATTTCAAGCCTGa
- the LOC121122702 gene encoding uncharacterized protein codes for MSESETSTDLHDIPTELSLLKNCFFGKLEGILCFFLKNKLLPEYFPFIKLVDAEPKIEDVIYYKVKYLEGKEEYLMVHASLDYFARDGAIKMSCHGFPILFKQFRIKGKIRIALMPFKTNPISFGGIQFSFIETPLISYRLNVTALPFRRLIDNKMISFINSKMVFPGRVIIPISSMDPMKYRSFIPIGLFALRLKRLTVGEEHEVGPCSSCFGRRQPLSYHTQVSLGTSMIEFEMPKDTDIEEEKWCEFLLEVFQGHQVMISLIPFGGKAIKKTNSKELLGHLSFDVMKELGGEENRFKKLEATKKLELIEEGVLSLLSIDMIWLPTEGAPGEDTAYSGPTVALFCIYIYSCNNLVESEGEDSEIESCPDTFIELSSGGEDDFFSCIYRSHVVLNSRQPEFNYEIIIKCNRDWMTKNISLTVCKDSPDGKYIYGGINLCLADIEKAPIVRDVRSINSKVPYSTMTLSASIKKLIH; via the exons ATGAGCGAGAGTGAGACCTCTACAGATTTGCATGACATCCCAACGGAACTATCATTGCTCAA GAActgtttttttgggaaattggAAGGGATTCTCTGCTTCTTTTTGAAGAACAAGTTACTTCCGGAATACTTTCCATTTATTAAGTTGGTGGATGCCGAGCCCAAAATTGAGGATGTGATTTACTACAAAGTCAAGTACTTGGAAGGAAAAGAAGAATACTTGATGGTCCACGCCTCATTGGACTACTTTGCTCGTGACGGAGCCATAAAAATGAGTTGTCATGGCTTTCCAATCCTATTCAAACAGTTTCGAATTAAAGGGAAAATCCGCATAGCACTCATGCCTTTCAAGACGAATCCCATCTCCTTTGGCGGaatacaattttctttcatCGAAACTCCTTTAATTTCATATAGGTTGAATGTAACGGCTCTTCCTTTCAGGAGGCTCATCGATAATAAAATGATCAGTTTTATAAACTCCAAAATGGTATTTCCTGGTAGAG ttattattccCATATCCTCTATGGACCCCATGAAGTATCGCTCTTTTATCCCAATTGGTTTGTTTGCTCTAAGACTTAAGCGATTAACTGTGGGAGAAGAACATGAGGTAGGACCCTGCTCTTCTTGTTTCGGAAGGCGCCAACCCCTTAGTTATCATACTCAAGTATCTCTAGGAACTTCTATGATTGAATTTGAGATGCCCAAGGATACGGACATTGAGGAAGAAAAGTGGTGTGAGTTTCTACTGGAGGTCTTTCAAGGCCATCAAGTGATGATTTCTCTCATTCCCTTTGGAGGAAaggctattaaaaaaacaaattctaaaGAATTGTTGGGTCATTTGTCATTTGATGTGATGAAAGAGCTTGGAGGGGAAGAGAATCGTTTCAAGAAACTTGAAGCCACCAAAAAACTTGAGCTGATTGAAGAAGGCGTTTTAAGTTTACTCTCTATAGATATGATCTGGCTTCCAACTGAGGGAGCTCCTGGGGAGGACACTGCGTATTCTGGCCCTACCGTTGCCTTATTctgcatttatatttattcgtGCAACAATCTCGTGGAGTCTGAAGGAGAGGATTCTGAGATTGAATCCTGTCCCGATACTTTTATTGAGCTTAGTAGTGGAGGTGAAGATGATTTCTTTTCGTGCATCTACAGAAGTCATGTTGTTCTCAATTCCCGACAACCTGAATTCAACTATGAAATCATCATCAAATGTAATAGGGATTGGATGACGAAAAACATTTCCCTTACAGTTTGCAAAGACTCTCCTGACG GGAAGTACATTTATGGTGGGATTAATTTGTGTTTGGCAGACATAGAGAAAGCTCCAATCGTTCGTGATGTCCGCTCTATCAATTCTAAAGTACCATACAGTACAATGACCTTATCTGCTAGtatcaaaaaacttattcattGA
- the LOC121122701 gene encoding nucleoside-diphosphatase uda-1 yields MIVPGFRGRTRYALHFYRVLQGLQSGFLVIISIFAALLTVVSLRSLTRISDPLTSPGVLDHLSLLMGVHERTAVVVWELDDWCSNVFVFIYQSQPSDGSFYITKEHRETLLPSLLGDEERTPPNGSLLTLEEKIAELASASKKHLPILHSRGIVFSDTSQHTRFPILIRLSSKAFIHPNKEAVLLSLDSFLRNESTFEYREETSMGLLANEDKRALQWFAINLLRGTFFHSDFSISQTVLILNVREHDAELTFAINSSVIKSFTSFPHVNYRTYKLRAYGHLIQLLTLKFPGLGLYSGRRGMYGLKKELKESLRSPCMNPIVNGTWEIEGSLITVRGLIPPQYEMVKEKDGPFAGKKVNKPVANISKCKSKAVAYLQKVMLPQQHNQTEQFKKVFTALGRVRPIYLEGLFLEKLFEQGLTLPVRGGIIGCRQIMESLKYSCKSPNTEQPFSCTDMIYLITILQELLGLKSLSCSLYSPRNISKGMNGDWPFAAAFYIYQNGL; encoded by the exons ATGATAGTCCCTGGCTTTCGTGGGCGAACTCGATATGCCCTTCATTTCTATCGAGTTCTCCAAGGACTCCAATCCGGATTCCTCGTCATCATCTCTATTTTTGCAGCACTTCTCACAGTCGTCTCTCTGAGAAGTCTCACTCGAATATCGGATCCTCTCACTTCCCCTGGAGTATTGGATCATTTGTCCCTTTTGATGGGCGTTCATGAAAGAACGGCCGTTGTCGTGTGGGAACTGG ATGATTGGTGCTCCAATGTCTTTGTTTTCATTTACCAAAGTCAACCCTCTGACGGATCCTTTTATATTACGAAGGAACATCGTGAGACGCTCCTACCAAGTTTGCTAGGTGATGAGGAGCGTACTCCTCCCAACGGATCCCTACTCACATTAGAAGAAAAGATTGCAGAGCTAGCCTCTGCCTCGAAAAAACATCTTCCCATTCTTCATAGTCGGGGAATTGTTTTCTCAGACACTTCCCAACATACTCGCTTCCCCATTCTCATACGCCTCTCATCAAAAGCTTTCATTCATCCCAACAAAGAAGCCGTCCTTCTCTCATTAGACTCATTTCTTCGTAATGAATCCACTTTTGAGTATCGGGAAGAAACTTCCATGGGCCTCCTCGCAAATGAGGACAAAAGAGCGCTTCAATGGTTTGCCATTAATTTACTCCGTGGCACTTTTTTTCACTCAGATTTCTCCATCTCTCAAACAGTCCTTATATTAAATGTACGAGAGCATGATGCGGAATTAACCTTCGCCATTAACTCCAGTGTCATTAAATCATTCACTTCCTTCCCTCATGTTAATTATCGCACTTATAAGCTTCGTGCGTATGGACATTTAATACAGCTTCTTACCCTCAAGTTCCCAGGACTGGGGCTCTACTCTGGACGGCGAGGGATGTATGGCCTTAAGAAAGAACTAAAGGAGTCATTAAGAAGCCCTTGTATGAATCCTATTGTGAACGGTACATGGGAAATTGAGGGATCTCTTATTACAGTGAGGGGCCTTATTCCTCCTCAATATGAGATGGTGAAGGAGAAGGATGGACCCTTTGCGggcaaaaaagtaaataaacctGTGGCTAATATATCAAAGTGCAAATCCAAGGCTGTTGCCTATTTACAAAAGGTAATGCTACCCCAGCAACACAACCAAACTGAACAATTTAAGAAAGTATTCACGGCCCTTGGCCGAGTAAGACCCATATACCTAGAAGGActctttttagaaaagttatttgAGCAAGGACTCACTCTTCCCGTTCGTGGAGGAATCATTGGATGCAGACAAATAATGGAATCCCTCAAGTATTCCTGCAAGTCACCTAATACTGAGCAGCCATTTTCCTGTACGGACATGATTTATCTAATTACGATATTGCAGGAGTTACTAGGCCTGAAATCCCTTTCCTGCAGTTTATATTCTCCTAGAAACATATCGAAAGGTATGAATGGAGACTGGCCCTTTGCGGCggctttttatatatatcaaaatggtCTGTGA